The Electrophorus electricus isolate fEleEle1 chromosome 19, fEleEle1.pri, whole genome shotgun sequence genome has a segment encoding these proteins:
- the LOC113568352 gene encoding serine/threonine-protein kinase/endoribonuclease IRE1a-like, translated as MISDDPSKRPRVEEALVHPFFWTDDKRVEYLKKLGNMEEVQNCRQAEEELLKALEEMTVGKTFSDWGAKFPSELVQKMEGRKPYSENILGLLRFIRNMYEH; from the exons ATGATCAGTGACGATCCAAGCAAGAGGCCTAGAGTTGAGGAGGCCCTTGTCCACCCCTTCTTTTGGACAGATGACAA GAGAGTGGAGTACTTAAAAAAACTGGGGAATATGGAAGAGGTGCAGAACTGCCGccaggctgaagaggagctccTTAAAGCACTAGAGGAAATGACAGTGGGGAAAACCTTCTCAGACTGGGGAGCAAAA TTCCCCTCTGAGCTTGTACAAAAAATGGAAGGGAGAAAACCCTACTCGGAGAACATACTTGGGCTGCTGCGATTCATACGGAATATGTACGAGCACTAG